The Helianthus annuus cultivar XRQ/B chromosome 15, HanXRQr2.0-SUNRISE, whole genome shotgun sequence genomic sequence ACTCACTGCTACTCAATATTTTCCCATCAAACTAACATCCAATAACTTCAGTACTTCACTACATGACGGAAACAGGTTCTGTCCACTCTAATCGGACTTGACCTCGACAAACATGTTACTGGCTCATCCAATCAACCGACCAAAACCACGTCCACCCAGACTACACGCtttggtttcgacaagaccaaatCATTATTGATGCACTCCTTGGCAGCCTATCCGAAACCATTCAGTCACTAGTCTCTTCCGCAGAGACCGCCCCTCAAGCATGGGACAAACTTAACAATAGCTATGCCAGCAAGTCTCATCCCAAATAATCTCTTTGAAATCCAAACTAGCCAAAAACCTAAAAGGAACCCGTACCATTACCGAATTCCTACATGAGATGAAGTCCATGTCAGACGAACTTTCCCTAGCACAAGAACCTGTTAAGGAGGAAGATCTAATCGTTCACATCCTAAACCAACTAGGTGATGAATATGGTAACATTGTTGCAACCATTAAATCCCAAGACACTGCCATCTCCTACCCCGAGTTATTTGACAAACTCGTAGACTTTGAACGCTCCATAGAGGAATCGGATCCCACTCCGGTCATGACCACAGTCAACTACACCCAACGCAACAATCGGCCACCAAATTGCAACCCACTGGAAAACAGAT encodes the following:
- the LOC110933816 gene encoding uncharacterized protein LOC110933816, with the protein product MSDELSLAQEPVKEEDLIVHILNQLGDEYGNIVATIKSQDTAISYPELFDKLVDFERSIEESDPTPVMTTVNYTQRNNRPPNCNPLENRSGRSLHANTSRPNRASWPAPNRNNGSRPSRHSLYCQFCSIPGHDTKDCGKLAQFLRDNNINKEKHLWKPNFLNF